A genomic stretch from Mycobacterium paraterrae includes:
- a CDS encoding MMPL family transporter, producing the protein MALGSFAPMLSMLARLVIAAPRRALAAVLLFTVVAAIFGATVTEHLGAAGFQDPGSPSSRGMKVLTTTFGQGEMDLTLVIRARGSVQDKSTAAAGRTLVDELRRSEFVKDVESPWDGSPLAATLVGKDGNTALVIAGITGSENDAPKHAKTIADRFTGQRDGLQVIAGGTATVASEINDQSERDLVGAEAITLPLSLIVLVWVFGGLFAALLPLVVGGLAIIGTLGMLRVITMFADVSVFSLDLTTAMGLALAIDYTLLLIHRYREEYAEVGDRDVALRHAMVTAGRTILFSACTVFLAVSALAVFPMYFLRSMAYAGCGVVALAGLYAVVVAPAVITLLGDRIESLNIRALFGRGHPNPDVRQGVLYRVATFVMRHAVPCAVAVVALLLLLGSPFAGAHFGLPDDRVLPTSAQSRQAGDIVRSEFPADPSAATSIVIPDARELSVGDIADYATALSNVPGVEAIAAPSGSYVQGQVVGPPGLPAGVKDGSVWMSASIPGSSLDSRYRTAVDQLRSVPVPHRAEALFTGADQLNRDSVDQIVHRLPVVLLLVAATTFVLVFLLTGSLVLPLEALVLNTLSLSATLGALVWVFQEGHLGGLGTTATGTLVADVLVFLFATAFGLSMDYEVFLLSRIREHWLKSAQRQEDNTEAVRMGIATAGRVITAAALLMVIVFAGLSTGQVSFMRMIGVGLALAVIVDATLVRMVLMPAFMKLVGRWNWYAPKPLAKLHAAVGVSES; encoded by the coding sequence ATGGCTTTGGGTAGCTTCGCCCCGATGCTTTCGATGCTGGCGCGCCTGGTGATCGCGGCGCCCAGGCGAGCGCTCGCCGCAGTGTTGTTGTTCACCGTCGTCGCAGCCATCTTCGGCGCCACTGTCACTGAACATCTTGGCGCAGCGGGGTTTCAAGACCCGGGGTCGCCGTCATCGCGCGGTATGAAGGTTCTCACCACGACATTCGGCCAGGGCGAGATGGATCTGACGCTGGTGATCCGCGCCCGGGGCAGCGTGCAGGATAAGTCGACAGCGGCGGCGGGCCGCACGCTTGTCGATGAATTACGCCGATCCGAATTCGTCAAGGATGTCGAATCGCCCTGGGACGGGTCACCGCTGGCTGCCACCCTGGTCGGCAAGGACGGCAACACCGCGCTGGTGATCGCGGGTATCACCGGTTCGGAGAACGACGCGCCCAAGCATGCCAAGACAATCGCGGACCGGTTCACCGGGCAGCGCGACGGGCTACAGGTGATCGCCGGAGGGACGGCGACCGTCGCGTCGGAGATCAACGACCAGTCAGAGCGGGACCTGGTCGGGGCCGAGGCGATCACGCTGCCGCTGTCGCTGATCGTGTTGGTGTGGGTGTTCGGTGGGCTGTTCGCCGCGCTGCTACCGCTGGTGGTGGGTGGCTTGGCGATCATCGGGACGCTCGGCATGCTGCGGGTGATCACGATGTTCGCCGACGTGTCGGTCTTTTCGCTGGACCTGACCACCGCGATGGGCCTGGCCCTGGCGATCGACTACACGCTGCTGCTGATTCACCGGTACCGGGAGGAGTACGCCGAGGTGGGCGACCGCGACGTCGCCCTGCGCCATGCCATGGTGACTGCGGGGCGGACGATCTTGTTCTCCGCCTGCACGGTGTTTCTGGCGGTCAGCGCGCTGGCAGTGTTCCCGATGTATTTCCTGCGCTCGATGGCATACGCCGGCTGTGGGGTGGTCGCGTTGGCCGGTCTGTACGCCGTCGTCGTTGCGCCCGCCGTGATCACACTGCTCGGCGACCGCATCGAGTCGTTGAACATCAGGGCGTTGTTCGGTCGTGGTCACCCGAATCCTGATGTGCGGCAAGGTGTTTTGTATCGGGTTGCGACATTCGTCATGCGCCACGCAGTGCCCTGCGCTGTGGCGGTGGTGGCCCTGCTGCTGCTTCTCGGGTCGCCGTTCGCCGGCGCGCACTTTGGTCTGCCTGACGATCGGGTGCTTCCGACGAGCGCGCAATCCCGCCAAGCCGGCGACATCGTGCGCAGTGAGTTTCCCGCCGATCCGTCGGCGGCCACCTCGATCGTCATCCCAGACGCACGTGAGCTCAGCGTCGGCGACATCGCCGACTACGCGACCGCGCTGTCGAACGTGCCCGGCGTGGAAGCCATTGCGGCGCCAAGCGGTTCGTACGTCCAGGGTCAAGTCGTCGGGCCGCCAGGGCTTCCGGCTGGCGTCAAGGACGGAAGCGTGTGGATGTCGGCGAGCATCCCGGGTTCGTCGCTGGACTCCCGGTATCGAACGGCGGTCGACCAGCTTCGGTCGGTCCCGGTGCCGCATCGTGCCGAGGCGTTGTTCACTGGCGCCGACCAGTTGAACCGCGACTCGGTCGATCAGATCGTGCACCGGCTTCCGGTGGTCCTGTTGCTGGTTGCGGCAACAACTTTCGTCCTGGTGTTTCTGCTGACCGGCAGCCTCGTGCTGCCCCTGGAAGCCTTGGTGCTCAACACGTTGTCGTTGTCGGCGACGCTGGGCGCGCTGGTCTGGGTGTTCCAGGAGGGACACCTCGGTGGCCTGGGCACGACGGCGACCGGAACTCTGGTCGCCGACGTGCTGGTGTTCCTGTTCGCCACCGCGTTCGGGTTGTCGATGGACTACGAGGTCTTCCTGTTGTCGCGGATCAGGGAGCATTGGCTGAAATCCGCACAGCGCCAGGAGGACAACACCGAGGCGGTGAGAATGGGCATCGCCACCGCGGGCCGAGTCATCACCGCCGCCGCGCTGCTGATGGTGATCGTGTTCGCCGGACTGTCCACCGGCCAGGTGTCATTCATGCGGATGATCGGCGTCGGCCTGGCGCTCGCCGTGATTGTCGACGCCACACTCGTGCGGATGGTGCTGATGCCCGCGTTCATGAAGCTGGTCGGCCGGTGGAACTGGTACGCACCCAAGCCGCTCGCCAAACTCCATGCGGCCGTAGGAGTCAGCGAGAGCTAG
- a CDS encoding acyl-CoA dehydrogenase family protein has translation MDRTDLEARLSYVGAVRRHLPELTDTLEKLGLMAVEDPATGVVDLWKQHGGPRLTAPRDLSGLGATCVETVELQRGVGYLSPSLAAATTMHYLSVAGLVDFAETADETTVGLVKSLIENNTVFASGFSEGTIDGSVFRPTMTAESVDGGYTVTGSKKPCSLADSMDCVMASVVLSDTDQRAITLIWNGSEGLSVAPLWTSSALGAAQTHAVNFDNVFVPSDLSMVSDVEDPDGRNEKSGYVLFGLIITAGYIGAATRLALKLVDRPQFDESDFVELFSPIEGVWRALRMVAARYDDGDRSDALFADLLWIRLGLRDQLQTSVARMVSRVGGVGFATDPEVAYLVGCISAYSFHPPNLREAGTFLIDHELAGQIDLTRG, from the coding sequence ATGGACCGCACCGATCTCGAAGCCCGACTTTCCTACGTCGGCGCCGTGCGAAGGCACCTGCCCGAACTCACCGACACGCTGGAGAAGTTGGGACTGATGGCCGTCGAAGACCCCGCAACCGGAGTGGTCGACCTGTGGAAGCAGCACGGCGGCCCGCGCCTGACCGCACCCCGAGATCTCAGCGGGCTCGGCGCGACATGTGTGGAAACCGTTGAGCTGCAACGCGGTGTCGGCTATCTCAGCCCCTCGCTGGCCGCGGCGACCACCATGCACTATCTGTCGGTCGCCGGTCTGGTCGACTTCGCCGAGACCGCCGACGAGACGACCGTGGGGCTGGTCAAGTCGCTGATCGAGAACAACACCGTGTTCGCGTCGGGCTTCTCCGAGGGCACGATCGACGGCAGCGTCTTTCGCCCCACCATGACAGCGGAGTCCGTCGACGGCGGTTACACGGTGACCGGCAGCAAGAAGCCCTGCAGCCTGGCCGACAGCATGGACTGCGTGATGGCCAGTGTGGTGCTCAGCGACACCGATCAGCGAGCGATCACGCTGATCTGGAACGGTAGCGAGGGACTGTCCGTCGCACCGTTGTGGACCAGTTCCGCGCTGGGCGCCGCGCAGACGCATGCGGTGAACTTCGACAACGTCTTTGTCCCCAGCGATCTGTCCATGGTGAGCGACGTCGAAGATCCCGATGGCCGCAACGAGAAGTCGGGTTACGTGCTGTTCGGCTTGATCATCACCGCGGGATACATCGGCGCCGCCACCCGGCTCGCGCTCAAGCTGGTGGACCGGCCGCAGTTCGACGAGTCCGATTTCGTCGAGCTGTTCTCTCCGATCGAGGGCGTGTGGCGGGCCCTGCGGATGGTCGCGGCCCGTTACGACGACGGCGACCGCAGCGACGCGTTGTTCGCGGATCTGCTGTGGATCCGGCTGGGGCTTCGCGACCAGCTACAGACCAGCGTCGCGCGGATGGTCTCGCGGGTCGGCGGGGTCGGCTTCGCGACCGATCCCGAGGTCGCCTACCTGGTCGGGTGTATCAGCGCCTACTCGTTCCATCCGCCCAACCTGCGCGAGGCGGGGACCTTCCTGATCGACCACGAGTTGGCCGGTCAGATCGACCTGACCCGCGGCTAG
- a CDS encoding NAD-dependent epimerase/dehydratase family protein, translating to MRDGFRLAITGATGDFGRAVLRWACDHDDIAEVTALGRHPTSLRHSKIRQAHLDLSGSFDLAPVRGYDALVHLAYCVEEPRDKRRAYQVNVAATRTLLEQAHEVGIGQLILTSSANALGVTACGTGRQYPETRYPAGDQDTGHYYFQHKALVEHLANWYWANGDGKTTLAVVRPCYVVGGHFDNSGLRTMLSKSVVFPSPSRSFYQFLWDTDLVDAYAAILDRGLGGLYNVSPADHISVREVCTITGARLIPGPLRLLKPGANLLFRMHLSPFSGHWVTLGDPLLDSGLLQSTTDWRPSMNSAAALKKYLAARDN from the coding sequence ATGAGGGACGGCTTTCGGCTCGCGATCACGGGCGCGACCGGCGACTTCGGTCGTGCCGTGCTGCGATGGGCGTGCGACCACGACGACATCGCCGAAGTTACGGCGCTGGGACGTCATCCGACAAGTTTGCGGCACAGCAAGATTCGCCAGGCACATCTGGACCTGAGCGGTTCGTTCGACCTCGCGCCGGTGCGCGGTTACGACGCGCTGGTCCATCTGGCGTACTGCGTCGAGGAGCCACGCGACAAACGCCGCGCCTACCAGGTCAACGTCGCGGCGACCCGAACCCTCCTCGAACAGGCCCACGAAGTGGGAATCGGGCAACTGATTCTGACCTCGAGCGCGAACGCCCTCGGCGTGACGGCCTGTGGCACCGGCCGGCAATACCCCGAGACCCGCTATCCCGCCGGCGACCAGGACACTGGCCACTACTACTTCCAGCACAAGGCGCTGGTGGAGCATCTGGCGAACTGGTACTGGGCGAACGGCGATGGCAAGACGACGTTGGCCGTCGTACGGCCCTGCTACGTAGTGGGCGGGCATTTCGACAACTCGGGGCTACGGACCATGTTGTCGAAATCGGTTGTGTTTCCGTCACCGTCGCGGTCGTTCTATCAGTTCCTCTGGGACACCGACCTCGTCGACGCCTATGCGGCGATTCTCGACCGAGGGCTGGGCGGCCTCTACAACGTGTCCCCGGCGGACCACATCAGCGTGCGAGAAGTCTGCACGATCACCGGCGCCCGGTTGATCCCGGGTCCGCTGCGCCTGTTGAAGCCGGGGGCGAACCTGCTGTTCCGTATGCACCTGTCTCCCTTCTCTGGTCACTGGGTGACGCTCGGTGATCCGCTGCTGGACTCCGGGCTGTTGCAATCCACCACCGACTGGCGGCCGTCGATGAATTCGGCTGCGGCGCTGAAGAAGTACTTGGCCGCCCGCGACAATTAA
- a CDS encoding aminotransferase class I/II-fold pyridoxal phosphate-dependent enzyme yields MGSDGQKFSVTGDISTDVSERVAMARHFSAIGQMPFFQEISSVNPPRVGVRGRQCVLLGSNSYIGLSTHPDVVAASVRATEEFGTGTTGSRLLNGTYSLHVTLEKTIAGWLGHDDAVVFTTGYQTNVGTIQGLIGPDCLAVVDSYAHASIRDGVRLSRAVEERFDHNDVASLKDALARHAGTTFRRILVLVDSLYSMEGSTAPLEQIISVCKDAGALLMVDEAHGIGVFGPTGAGLSELTGTAQDIDVLMGSLSKAIGGLGGFVAGSQDIIDEIRFSARSLWFSTSGTPGAMAAAAAAIDVIRSGEGAERRKRLERNARLMRECLRPLDVELNRPDEDSPDWSPIIPIRLFDELRTVLSWNNLSDAGVFVTPAIYPAVPVGKPVLRVCMTSELSVDEIRWSAQTLAGELSWALAAA; encoded by the coding sequence ATGGGCAGCGACGGGCAGAAATTCTCGGTGACCGGTGACATCTCGACAGATGTCAGCGAGCGCGTCGCGATGGCGCGACATTTCTCCGCCATCGGGCAGATGCCGTTCTTCCAGGAGATCAGTTCGGTCAACCCGCCACGGGTGGGCGTCCGCGGGCGCCAGTGCGTGCTGCTGGGTTCCAACTCCTACATCGGCCTGTCGACGCATCCGGACGTGGTCGCCGCGTCGGTGCGCGCGACCGAGGAATTCGGGACCGGGACCACTGGCAGCCGACTACTCAACGGGACCTACAGCCTGCACGTCACGCTGGAGAAGACGATCGCGGGCTGGCTCGGCCACGACGACGCGGTGGTATTCACCACGGGCTACCAGACCAACGTCGGCACCATCCAGGGTCTGATCGGCCCGGACTGCCTCGCCGTGGTGGACTCCTATGCGCACGCCTCGATCCGCGACGGGGTACGGCTGAGCCGAGCCGTCGAGGAGAGATTCGACCACAACGACGTCGCCTCGTTGAAGGACGCGCTGGCACGTCACGCCGGAACGACGTTTCGACGCATCTTGGTTCTGGTCGACTCGCTCTATTCGATGGAGGGCTCGACCGCCCCGCTCGAACAGATCATCAGCGTCTGCAAGGACGCGGGCGCGCTGCTGATGGTCGACGAAGCCCACGGCATCGGGGTATTCGGGCCGACCGGTGCCGGCTTGTCCGAACTCACCGGCACGGCTCAGGACATCGACGTGCTGATGGGCTCGCTGTCCAAGGCGATCGGCGGGCTGGGCGGTTTCGTCGCCGGCTCGCAGGACATCATCGACGAGATCCGATTCAGCGCGCGTTCACTGTGGTTCAGCACGTCGGGAACGCCCGGCGCGATGGCCGCCGCAGCCGCAGCGATCGACGTGATCCGCAGCGGCGAGGGTGCCGAACGCCGGAAACGCTTGGAGCGCAACGCTCGTCTGATGCGTGAATGCCTCAGGCCGCTCGACGTCGAGTTGAACCGACCCGACGAGGACAGTCCCGATTGGTCCCCCATCATCCCGATCAGGTTGTTCGACGAATTGCGGACGGTGCTGAGCTGGAACAACTTGAGCGACGCCGGAGTCTTCGTCACGCCGGCGATCTACCCGGCCGTGCCCGTCGGTAAGCCGGTGCTGCGAGTGTGCATGACCTCGGAGCTGAGCGTCGACGAAATCCGTTGGTCGGCACAGACGCTCGCCGGCGAACTCTCGTGGGCTCTGGCAGCTGCATGA
- a CDS encoding ATP-binding protein: MTVERGCDADELRTLFLFEHLTDEQLATLCADGQIAHYEPGPLFLEGEPATCFYVLIEGELAMSKLSGGQDIETNRTSHRGVYCGAWQAFTGEKQQLYTTSVHVTKPSRFFVMDAPAFAEFMKDQFPMAVHLLDGIAVGTERTRRLIDNREKLLALGQLSAGLTHQLNNPAAAIARAAQELRGRISNMRSKLAMLADGTVSPETLNALVLLQDAVAEQVAKSASQHLSAIETSDREDAVGDWLDDHGIDDGWDIAPTFVEGGIDTDWLERIAATADELEASASLEQAIKWISYTIESELLMNQLVEASQRISALVADAKQYSQMDRAPFQVADVHDLLKSTLTMFADRLGKDSTCHVKVAKEFDRTLPQIPCFPGDLNQVWTNIIDNAIAAMGSAGGTLTIRTCREANEMLRVEICDTGPGIPEDVLEHIFEPFFTTKPVGEGTGLGLDLAWKIVVNKHHGDLRVESVPGDTRFIVLLPLEMPPAVDVALPENVDAAEEIARA; encoded by the coding sequence GTGACCGTCGAACGTGGTTGTGACGCAGACGAATTGCGTACGCTGTTCCTGTTCGAGCATCTGACCGACGAGCAGCTCGCGACGCTGTGCGCCGACGGGCAGATCGCCCACTACGAGCCGGGCCCGCTATTCCTGGAAGGCGAGCCCGCCACCTGTTTCTACGTGCTGATCGAGGGTGAACTGGCGATGTCCAAGCTCTCCGGCGGCCAGGACATCGAAACCAACCGAACCTCGCATCGGGGCGTGTATTGCGGTGCGTGGCAGGCGTTTACCGGCGAGAAGCAACAGCTCTACACCACCTCGGTACACGTGACCAAGCCGTCGCGGTTCTTCGTGATGGACGCCCCGGCGTTCGCTGAGTTCATGAAAGACCAGTTCCCGATGGCGGTTCACCTGCTCGACGGCATCGCCGTCGGCACCGAACGAACCCGCCGCCTGATCGACAATCGCGAGAAGCTGCTCGCGCTGGGCCAGTTGTCCGCGGGTCTTACCCATCAGCTGAACAACCCGGCCGCCGCCATCGCGCGCGCGGCCCAGGAGTTGCGTGGCCGCATCTCCAACATGCGTTCCAAACTGGCCATGCTGGCCGATGGCACGGTGAGCCCCGAGACGCTGAATGCCTTGGTACTGCTGCAGGATGCCGTCGCCGAGCAGGTCGCCAAATCGGCGTCGCAGCACCTGAGCGCGATCGAGACCTCGGACCGTGAAGACGCGGTCGGCGACTGGCTGGACGATCACGGCATCGACGACGGCTGGGACATCGCTCCGACGTTCGTCGAGGGTGGTATCGACACCGACTGGCTCGAGCGGATCGCCGCCACCGCCGACGAACTCGAAGCATCGGCGTCGTTGGAGCAGGCGATCAAATGGATCAGCTACACGATCGAGAGCGAGCTGCTGATGAATCAGCTCGTCGAAGCAAGCCAACGCATTTCGGCGTTGGTGGCCGACGCCAAGCAGTACTCGCAGATGGATCGGGCACCGTTCCAGGTGGCCGACGTGCACGATCTGCTGAAGAGCACGTTGACCATGTTCGCCGACCGGCTGGGCAAAGACAGCACCTGCCACGTCAAGGTGGCCAAGGAGTTCGATCGAACTCTGCCGCAAATCCCCTGCTTCCCGGGGGATCTCAACCAGGTGTGGACGAACATCATCGACAACGCGATCGCGGCGATGGGTAGCGCCGGCGGCACGCTCACGATCCGCACCTGCCGCGAAGCCAACGAAATGTTGCGAGTCGAGATCTGCGACACCGGCCCGGGTATCCCCGAGGATGTGCTCGAGCACATCTTCGAACCGTTCTTCACCACCAAACCGGTGGGCGAAGGCACCGGCCTCGGCCTGGATCTGGCGTGGAAGATCGTGGTCAACAAACATCACGGCGATCTGCGCGTCGAGTCGGTGCCCGGCGATACGCGGTTCATCGTGCTGCTGCCGCTGGAGATGCCGCCCGCGGTCGACGTTGCACTCCCTGAGAACGTCGACGCCGCCGAGGAAATAGCGCGAGCGTAA
- a CDS encoding FAD-dependent oxidoreductase gives MTSAATAEAVSRKPVMLTVDDDPAVSRAVARDLRRRYGDANRIVRAESGPDALDTLKQLKLRGETVAMLVADYRMPQMTGIEFLEAAMDLYPAAKRVLLTAYADTHAAIDAINVVDLDHYLLKPWDPPQEKLYPVIDDLLEAWRRAPERAIPHTKLIGHRWHARSWEARNFLVRNGLHYKWFEADHPDGEQLLLAAGEDGKRLPVVVTEKGDPLVEPTDAELADKLGLTTTPSQDFYDLIVVGGGPAGLAAAVYGASEGLHTVLIESTATGGQAGQSSKIENYLGFPDGVSGDQLATRARLQAEKFGAELITTRTAVALEASGSKRTIRFDDGSSIDGRSIIVATGVAYNQLTADGCDTLSGRGVYYGASVATDCEGEEVYVIGGANSAGQAAMHLSTQAKSVTILVRGPSLEASMSHYLIQQIEARPNITVRTCTEVHCATGDEHLETLTLRDNKTGATEEVSCARMFIFIGAAPRTDWLDGVLARDDHGFILTGPDLRNVCGWTLDRPPHHLETSVPGVFVAGDVRSESAKRVAAAVGEGSMAVMLVHRYLAES, from the coding sequence ATGACTAGCGCCGCAACTGCCGAAGCCGTCTCTCGCAAACCGGTGATGCTGACCGTCGACGACGACCCGGCGGTCTCCCGGGCCGTCGCCCGCGACCTGCGCCGTCGTTACGGCGATGCCAACCGCATCGTTCGTGCCGAATCCGGCCCCGATGCGCTCGACACCCTCAAGCAGCTCAAACTGCGCGGCGAGACGGTCGCCATGCTGGTGGCCGACTATCGGATGCCGCAGATGACCGGCATCGAGTTCCTCGAGGCGGCGATGGACCTCTACCCCGCCGCCAAGCGGGTGTTGCTCACCGCATACGCCGACACCCATGCCGCGATCGACGCAATCAACGTCGTCGACTTGGACCACTACCTGCTCAAGCCGTGGGATCCGCCTCAGGAGAAGCTCTACCCCGTCATCGACGACCTGCTCGAGGCCTGGCGGCGGGCCCCGGAGCGCGCGATCCCGCACACCAAGCTCATCGGTCACCGCTGGCACGCGCGGTCCTGGGAGGCCCGCAACTTCCTGGTCCGCAACGGGCTGCACTACAAGTGGTTCGAGGCCGACCACCCCGACGGCGAACAGTTGCTGCTGGCCGCCGGGGAGGACGGCAAGCGGCTGCCCGTCGTCGTGACCGAGAAAGGCGACCCGCTGGTCGAGCCCACCGACGCCGAGCTGGCCGACAAGCTGGGCCTGACGACCACACCCTCACAGGACTTCTACGACCTGATCGTGGTCGGTGGCGGGCCGGCGGGCCTGGCCGCCGCCGTGTACGGCGCCTCCGAAGGCCTGCACACGGTGTTGATCGAATCCACCGCAACCGGCGGGCAGGCCGGCCAGAGCTCGAAGATCGAGAATTATCTCGGCTTTCCGGACGGCGTCTCCGGTGACCAGCTGGCCACCCGGGCTCGCCTACAAGCGGAGAAGTTCGGCGCCGAACTCATCACCACGCGCACGGCGGTGGCCCTGGAGGCCAGCGGGTCCAAGCGCACGATCCGCTTCGACGACGGCAGCTCCATCGACGGGCGTTCGATCATCGTCGCCACCGGCGTCGCCTACAACCAGCTGACGGCCGACGGATGCGACACCCTGTCCGGGCGCGGGGTCTACTACGGAGCCTCGGTCGCAACGGACTGCGAAGGTGAAGAGGTCTACGTCATCGGCGGCGCGAACTCGGCGGGCCAGGCGGCAATGCACCTGTCGACCCAGGCGAAGTCGGTCACGATCCTGGTGCGCGGGCCGTCGCTGGAAGCGTCGATGTCGCACTACCTGATTCAGCAGATCGAGGCGCGACCCAACATCACCGTCCGCACGTGCACCGAGGTGCACTGCGCGACCGGTGACGAGCATCTCGAGACCCTGACCCTGCGCGACAACAAGACCGGCGCCACCGAGGAGGTCAGCTGCGCGCGGATGTTCATCTTCATCGGCGCCGCGCCCCGCACCGACTGGCTCGACGGGGTACTCGCCCGCGACGATCACGGCTTCATCCTCACCGGCCCGGACCTGCGCAACGTGTGCGGCTGGACGCTGGACCGTCCGCCGCACCATCTGGAGACCAGTGTGCCGGGCGTATTCGTCGCCGGCGATGTTCGGTCGGAGTCCGCCAAGCGAGTCGCGGCGGCGGTCGGAGAAGGGTCGATGGCTGTCATGCTGGTTCACCGTTACCTGGCGGAATCGTGA
- the infA gene encoding translation initiation factor IF-1 codes for MAKKDGAIEVEGRVVEPLPNAMFRIELENGHKVLAHISGKMRQHYIRILPEDRVVVELSPYDLSRGRIVYRYK; via the coding sequence ATGGCCAAGAAGGACGGCGCCATCGAGGTCGAGGGCCGCGTGGTCGAGCCCCTACCCAATGCGATGTTCCGCATTGAGCTGGAAAACGGCCACAAGGTGCTTGCCCACATCAGCGGCAAGATGCGGCAGCACTACATCCGCATCCTGCCCGAGGACCGGGTGGTGGTGGAGTTGTCTCCCTACGACCTCTCCCGGGGCCGCATTGTCTACCGATACAAGTAA
- the rpmJ gene encoding 50S ribosomal protein L36 → MKVNPSVKPICDKCRVIRRHGRVMVICSDPRHKQRQG, encoded by the coding sequence GTGAAGGTGAACCCGAGCGTCAAGCCGATCTGCGACAAGTGCAGGGTGATCCGTCGGCATGGACGGGTCATGGTGATCTGCTCTGATCCGCGCCACAAGCAGCGTCAGGGCTAG
- the rpsM gene encoding 30S ribosomal protein S13, giving the protein MARLMGVDLPRDKRMEVALTYIFGIGRTRSIEILAATGIDKDLRTKDLTDDQVTQMRDYIESNLKVEGDLRREVQADIRRKIEIGCYQGLRHRRGLPVRGQRTKTNARTRKGPKRTIAGKKKAR; this is encoded by the coding sequence ATGGCTCGACTAATGGGCGTCGACCTCCCGCGCGATAAGCGCATGGAGGTCGCGCTGACGTACATCTTCGGCATCGGCCGGACTCGTTCGATCGAGATCCTCGCCGCGACCGGGATCGACAAGGATCTGCGCACCAAGGACCTCACCGACGACCAGGTGACCCAGATGCGCGACTACATCGAAAGCAATCTCAAGGTCGAGGGTGACCTGCGCCGTGAAGTGCAGGCCGACATCCGCCGCAAGATCGAGATCGGCTGCTACCAGGGCCTTCGGCACCGCCGCGGCCTGCCTGTGCGTGGTCAGCGCACCAAGACCAATGCGCGTACCCGCAAGGGTCCGAAGCGCACCATCGCCGGCAAGAAGAAGGCCAGGTAA
- the rpsK gene encoding 30S ribosomal protein S11 yields MPPAKKAASAPKKGQKTRRREKKNVPHGAAHIKSTFNNTIVTITDLQGNVLAWASSGHVGFKGSRKSTPFAAQLAAENAARKAQEHGVRKVDVFVKGPGSGRETAIRSLQAAGLEVGAISDVTPQPHNGCRPPKRRRV; encoded by the coding sequence ATGCCCCCAGCAAAGAAGGCCGCCTCCGCGCCCAAGAAGGGTCAGAAGACCCGGCGCCGGGAAAAGAAGAACGTCCCGCACGGCGCCGCGCACATCAAGAGCACGTTCAACAACACGATCGTGACGATCACCGACCTGCAGGGCAACGTCCTGGCGTGGGCGTCGTCGGGTCACGTCGGCTTCAAGGGGTCGCGTAAGTCGACGCCGTTCGCCGCACAGCTGGCCGCCGAGAACGCCGCCCGCAAGGCGCAGGAGCACGGCGTCCGCAAGGTCGACGTGTTCGTCAAGGGCCCCGGTTCGGGCCGCGAGACCGCGATCCGTTCACTGCAGGCCGCCGGCCTCGAGGTCGGCGCCATCTCCGACGTCACCCCCCAGCCGCACAACGGCTGCCGCCCGCCCAAGCGCAGAAGGGTCTAG
- the rpsD gene encoding 30S ribosomal protein S4 has product MARYTGPVTRKSRRLGVDLVGGDQSFEKRPYPPGQHGRARIKESEYRQQLQEKQKARFTYGVMEKQFRRYYEEAAGRPGKTGDELLQILESRLDNVVYRSGIARTRRMARQLVSHGHFTVNGVKVTIPSYRVSQYDIIDIKGKSLNTVPFQIARETAGDRPIPSWIQVVGEQQRILIHQLPERAQIEVPLTEQLIVEYYSK; this is encoded by the coding sequence ATGGCTCGTTACACCGGACCCGTCACCCGCAAGTCGCGCCGTCTCGGCGTCGACCTGGTCGGTGGTGACCAGTCGTTCGAGAAGCGCCCCTACCCGCCCGGTCAGCACGGCCGCGCGCGGATCAAGGAGAGCGAGTACCGCCAGCAGCTGCAGGAGAAGCAGAAGGCCCGCTTCACCTACGGCGTGATGGAGAAGCAGTTCCGCCGCTACTACGAAGAAGCGGCCGGCCGTCCCGGCAAGACCGGTGACGAGCTGCTGCAGATCCTGGAAAGCCGGCTCGACAACGTCGTGTACCGCTCGGGCATCGCCCGCACCCGCCGGATGGCGCGTCAGCTCGTCAGCCACGGCCACTTCACGGTCAACGGCGTCAAGGTGACGATCCCCAGCTACCGGGTGTCGCAGTACGACATCATCGACATCAAGGGCAAGTCGCTGAACACGGTCCCGTTCCAGATCGCCCGCGAGACCGCCGGCGACCGTCCGATCCCCAGCTGGATCCAGGTGGTCGGCGAGCAGCAGCGCATCCTGATCCACCAGTTGCCCGAGCGCGCGCAGATCGAAGTGCCGCTCACCGAGCAGCTCATCGTCGAGTACTACTCGAAGTAA